The Miscanthus floridulus cultivar M001 chromosome 7, ASM1932011v1, whole genome shotgun sequence genome includes a region encoding these proteins:
- the LOC136466889 gene encoding uncharacterized protein: MAASASPQRRRHGHRDDVSPRRRKRRASPSPSPPRSPSPGVDADRRRRSRASPPDSDRRGRCRDAKPSEEKENGHTKPGRDEDGDNRPLRRDRVSDGEDGVERRRMRDRVSDDEKEEGRRRRRARDADDEPDDRRGKRDRERERDSRRHRRRSPSSESGSSPDDRRHRRRRRFEGSGRRDDRRRREDDGDERRRSPVKREPTPPLPPPPPLLPEMIPGRTGGIYIPPFRMAQMMRDVEDKSSPEYQRLTWDALKKSINGLVNKVNATNIKNIVPELFAENLVRGRGLFCQSCIKSQMASPGFTDVLAALVAVVNTKFPEVGRLLLVRVVLQLKRAYKRNDKPQLLAATKFIAHLVNQVVAHELVALELLTVLLENPTDDSVEVAVGFVKECGAMLQDLSPQGLHAIFERFRGILHEGEIDKRVQFLIEGLFAIRKAKFQGFPAIRPELDLVEQEDQFTHEISLEDDLDPETNLNVFWTNPNFVEDEKAYENLKRSILGAESSEDEEGSDAASDDDEDEEESDEEDEEQMEIRDRTETNLVNLRRTIYLTIMSSVDFEEAGHKLMKIKLEPGQEMELCIMLLECCSQERTYLRYYGLLGQRFCMINKVYQENFETCFVQQYSMIHRLETNKLRNVAKFFAHLLGTDALPWHVLAYIRLTEEDTTSSSRIFIKILFQELSEHLGIRLLNERLNDPNMQGSFESIFPKDHPKNTRFSINFFTSIGLGGITESLREYLKNMPRLIMQQQKPKSSESESSGSESGSESSSAGSSSESESESSSDESDRRRSKKRRKRT, encoded by the exons AtggccgcctccgcctccccgcagcgccgccgccacggccaccGCGATGACGTCTCCCCGCGCCGCCGCAAGCGCCgcgcgtccccgtccccgtccccaccCCGCTCGCCATCCCCCGGCGTCGACGCGGACCGCCGTCGCAGATCTAGGGCTTCGCCGCCTGATTCCGACCGCCGCGGCCGCTGCCGCGACGCCAAGCCCTCAGAGGAGAAGGAGAATGGCCACACCAAGCCCGGAAGGGATGAGGACGGCGACAACCGCCCTCTCCGGCGCGACAGGGTTTCAGATGGGGAGGATGGTGTCGAACGCCGGAGGATGCGCGATAGGGTTTCCGACGATGAGAAGGAGGAAGGCCGTCGGCGCAGGCGGGCTAGGGATGCGGATGACGAGCCGGACGACCGCCGTGGCAAGCGAGaccgggagagggagagggacagccggcgccaccgccgccggagcCCTAGCTCGGAGTCAGGGTCCTCACCCGACgaccgtcgccaccgccgccggcgccgaTTCGAGGGCTCCGGGCGGCGGGATGACCGCAGGCGAAGGGAGGACGACGGAGACGAGCGCCGGAGAAGCCCTGTGAAGAGGGAGCCCACCCcgccactgcctccaccaccaccgctgctTCCGGAGATGATCCCTGGCCGCACGGGTGGGATCTACATCCCGCCTTTCCGCATGGCACAGATGATGCGTGATGTGGAGGACAAGTCAAGCCCTGAGTATCAGCGCCTCACCTGGGATGCTCTCAAGAAGAGCATCAATGGGCTGGTGAATAAGGTGAATGCGACCAATATCAAGAATATAGTGCCGGAGCTCTTTGCAGAGAACCTTGTTCGTGGGCGGGGGCTCTTCTGTCAGTCTTGCATCAAGTCACAGATGGCCTCACCTGGGTTCACCGATGTATTAGCTGCGCTAGTTGCGGTTGTGAATACCAAGTTCCCTGAGGTTGGGCGGTTGCTTCTTGTTCGTGTTGTGCTCCAGCTCAAGAGGGCATATAAGCGAAATGACAAG CCTCAATTGCTTGCGGCAACCAAATTCATTGCGCACTTGGTAAATCAGGTGGTGGCACATGAGCTTGTGGCGCTGGAGCTTCTTACTGTACTCCTGGAAAATCCAACTGATGATAGTGTTGAG GTCGCTGTGGGGTTTGTCAAAGAGTGTGGGGCAATGCTGCAGGACTTGTCTCCTCAAGGGCTTCATG CTATTTTTGAAAGATTTCGAGGCATTCTTCATGAAGGAGAAATAGACAAGAGAGTGCAGTTTCTTATTGAAGGCCTTTTTGCAATTAGAAAGGCTAAATTCCAG GGTTTCCCAGCCATCCGTCCAGAGCTGGATCTAGTGGAGCAGGAGGACCAGTTTACACATGAGATATCCCTTGAAGATGACCTAGACCCTGAGACCAATCTAA ATGTTTTCTGGACAAACCCCAATTTTGTTGAAGATGAGAAGGCATATGAGAATCTAAAGAGAAGCATCCTGGGAGCAGAGTCTTCTGAAGACGAAGAAGGATCAGATGCTGCttctgatgatgatgaagatgaggaagAATCCGATGAAGAGGATGAGGAACAAATGGAGATAAGGGATAGAACAGAGACGAATCTTGTGAATCTTAGAAGAACAATATATTTGACTATTATGTCCAGTGTTGATTTTGAAGAAGCTGGGCACAAGCTTATGAAAATTAAGCTTGAGCCTGGTCAAGAG ATGGAGCTGTGCATTATGCTTCTTGAGTGTTGCAGTCAGGAGAGAACATACCTTCGTTATTATGGGCTGCTAGGACAGCGATTTTGCATGATCAATAAAGTGTACCAAGAGAACTTTGAAACATGCTTTGTGCAACAATATTCGATGATTCATCGTCTTGAAACAAACAAGTTGAGGAATGTTGCCAAGTTCTTTGCACATTTGTTGGGGACTGATGCTCTCCCTTGGCATGTTTTGGCTTATATCAGGTTGACAGAGGAAGACACGACATCATCTTCTCGAATTTTTATAAAAATTCTATTCCAA GAATTATCGGAGCACCTGGGCATACGCCTACTCAATGAGAGGCTGAATGATCCTAACATGCAAGGTTCCTTCGAGTCTATCTTCCCAAAGGATCATCCGAAGAATACAAGGTTCTCGATCAATTTCTTCACGTCCATTGGTCTTGGTGGTATAACGGAAAGCCTGAGGGAGTACTTGAAGAACATGCCGCGCCTAATAATGCAGCAGCAGAAGCCGAAATCATCGGAGTCAGAATCAAGTGGATCTGAATCTGGTTCGGAAAGCTCTAGCGCAGGGTCTAGTTCTGAGTCTGAGTCAGAATCAAGCTCTGATGAGAGTGACAGGAGGCGGAgtaagaagaggaggaagaggacttGA
- the LOC136465361 gene encoding putative eukaryotic initiation factor 4A-2: protein MAVSVIWVFMKTYSREYINTICNIIHYLPAKIQIGLFSAAFSCEALETSHWFMDKHVTIKVPRDEELKDIGIKQFYHKVEKEEKLVKLYALFETLEFTRIVIFVNTKQGVKSLIQDVRAKGYAVSASHGGMSQLGRDTDIQEFRAGSSRILIATDLRGTNLVQVPVFINYDLPTQLMQYISRVQQQRRYSETEIFFERQQKAFAGFLLNEEKMKKE, encoded by the exons ATGGCAGTTTCAGTGATATGGGTCTTCATGAAAACCTACTCAAGGGAATATATCAATACG ATATGCAACATTATCCACTATCTCCCAGCCAAAATCCAGATCGGGCTCTTCTCTGCTGCCTTTTCCTGTGAAGCTCTAGAAACTAGCCACTGGTTCATGGATAAGCATGTGACGATTAAAGTGCCGAGAGATGAAGAGCTGAAGGATATCGGAATCAAGCAGTTCTATCACAAAGTTGAGAAGGAAGAGAAGCTAGTAAAGCTGTATGCTCTTTTCGAAACACTAGAGTTCACACGAATCGTCATCTTTGTGAACACAAAGCAGGGTGTCAAGTCGCTCATACAAGATGTCAGAGCCAAGGGTTATGCTGTCTCAGCTAGCCATGGTGGTATGAGCCAGCTTGGCAGGGACACTGACATCCAGGAGTTCAGGGCTGGATCATCCCGTATTCTCATCGCCACTGACCTTCGAGGCACCAATCTGGTGCAGGTTCCCGTTTTCATCAACTATGATCTGCCAACACAACTGATGCAGTATATCAGCCGTGTTCAGCAGCAAAGGAGATATTCTGAAACTGAAATTTTTTTCGAAAGGCAGCAAAAAGCTTTTGCCGGATTTTTATTAAACGAGGAAAAAATGAAAAAAGAGTAA